In Arthrobacter sp. CJ23, the genomic window TGACTTCGCGGCTGCCGATGCTGGGCTTCTCGGTGACCTGGACGCCCTTGGCCTTGAGTGCCTCGGCGTAAATCTTCGCGATGAGCTGGCTTTCCGGGAAGTCGGCGGAGCCCACGATGATGCTGTCCGTGGAGGCAGCGGCCTGGGAGGTGTTGGAGGAGCCCATGGGGTCTCCGCCGCAAGCACTCAGGGCGATAGCGGTGGCTGCCGCCAAGGCGAAGCCGGGAAGGTATTTTTTCATGTCAATTCTTTCTGGGAGGGCCGTTGCGGGGCATGCGGTGGCCAAGTGGGGGTGGGCTGAGTGGTGTTGCCGCCGTGGGGCGGGGTGCCCGACGGCGGATGACGCGGGGTAGCGAGCTAGACCGTGACGGGGGTCTTCACGGGTTCGGCTGCAACAGCCGACTTGATGGTGCGCCGCGTCAGTCCTGGTGAGACAACCCGGCGGGTGATGAATGCGAGCAACTGGTCAAAGAACAGGGCCAGCAAAGCGACCAGGACGGCGCCGGCAACCATCTGGCTGTAGTCGTTCTGGGCCTTGCCGTCGATCAGCAGGCGGCCCAGGCCACCGAGCGAAATGTACGCCGCGATGGTGGCCGTCGAGATGATCTGCAGCAGTGCACTGCGGACACCGGACAAAACCAGCGGAAGCGAGCACGGGAGCTGGACATCCGTGAGGATCTTCATGGTCCGGAAGCCCATGCCCCTGGCGGCGTCGACGGCGGCGGCATCCACAGCTCGGACGCCGGCATAGGTGTTGGTCAGGATGGGCGGGACAGCCAGCAGCACCAGGACGATGAGGCTGGGCAGGATGTAGCCCATCTTGGACGGGAAAGCCGGGGAAATCAGCAGGACCAGCAGGATGAGCAGGCCC contains:
- a CDS encoding ABC transporter permease, translated to MINYLFDPAHWSGADGIPNLIGEHLLYSLIALAIAAVIAVPLGIYIGVTGKGVFMIAGLANALRALPSVGLLILLVLLISPAFPSKMGYILPSLIVLVLLAVPPILTNTYAGVRAVDAAAVDAARGMGFRTMKILTDVQLPCSLPLVLSGVRSALLQIISTATIAAYISLGGLGRLLIDGKAQNDYSQMVAGAVLVALLALFFDQLLAFITRRVVSPGLTRRTIKSAVAAEPVKTPVTV